A stretch of Pseudomonas sp. LS.1a DNA encodes these proteins:
- a CDS encoding ABC transporter substrate-binding protein translates to MALLLRLLLLCLWPLGPLSASEIVLVGAEDQPGIRSFVAALESRRPQDHVHFQTTADLPRPGKLRTDLRLILLDNAALEWRLGETAGPPALAMRVSRVQAEQRLGKSRPAFLTLLWSDPPLGRQLRLARYLLPQAQRIGVLYGEHSSFLLEELRHAAHQLGLEIIAQDWPDPRDSRPLQHLLANSDVLLGLDDTNLYNSKTAKNVLLSSYGRQMALIGPNAGFVRAGALASTFSDQDDWLAVLDQLLDQPPARWPRNLYPARFGVSGNQQVARALGLEPIDPNAAAKALAEGEPTP, encoded by the coding sequence ATGGCCCTGCTGCTGCGCCTGTTGCTGCTGTGCCTGTGGCCATTGGGGCCGCTGTCCGCCAGCGAAATCGTGTTGGTAGGCGCGGAAGACCAGCCCGGCATTCGCAGTTTCGTCGCTGCGCTGGAAAGCCGCCGGCCCCAGGATCATGTGCATTTCCAGACCACCGCCGACCTGCCACGCCCGGGCAAGCTCAGGACTGACCTGCGCCTGATCCTGCTGGACAACGCCGCACTGGAATGGCGCCTTGGGGAAACCGCCGGCCCGCCGGCCCTGGCCATGCGGGTCAGCCGGGTACAGGCTGAACAGCGCCTGGGAAAGTCGCGTCCCGCGTTCCTCACCCTGTTGTGGAGCGACCCACCACTGGGCCGGCAGCTGCGCCTGGCGCGCTACCTGCTGCCACAGGCCCAGCGCATTGGTGTGCTGTACGGTGAGCACAGCAGCTTTTTGCTCGAAGAGTTGCGCCATGCCGCCCACCAGCTGGGCCTGGAGATCATTGCCCAGGACTGGCCCGACCCGCGCGACAGCCGTCCTCTGCAACATTTGCTGGCCAACAGTGACGTGCTGCTGGGCCTGGACGACACCAACCTGTACAACTCCAAGACCGCAAAGAACGTGCTGTTGAGCAGCTATGGCCGACAGATGGCGCTGATCGGCCCGAACGCCGGGTTCGTCCGCGCCGGCGCCCTGGCCAGCACCTTCAGCGACCAGGACGACTGGCTGGCGGTGCTCGACCAGTTGCTCGACCAGCCACCGGCACGCTGGCCGCGCAACCTCTACCCGGCACGCTTCGGCGTCAGCGGCAACCAGCAGGTTGCGCGCGCCCTGGGCCTTGAACCGATCGATCCGAACGCCGCCGCCAAGGCCCTGGCCGAAGGAGAACCCACCCCATGA
- a CDS encoding DUF4389 domain-containing protein, protein MNDTPERAQRESIILRVLWMLVFLVVWQLAELLLGGLVLVQLIYRLVYGAPSASLMNFGDSLSQYLAQIGRFGSFHSDQKPWPFADWPAPRAPEGEAPHAVAPAPHPVRDEEPKL, encoded by the coding sequence ATGAACGATACGCCCGAGCGCGCCCAGCGCGAGTCGATCATCCTGCGGGTCCTGTGGATGCTGGTGTTCCTGGTGGTCTGGCAGTTGGCCGAGCTGCTGCTCGGTGGCCTGGTACTGGTACAACTGATCTACCGTCTGGTGTACGGCGCCCCAAGCGCCAGCCTGATGAACTTCGGCGACAGCCTCAGCCAGTACCTGGCGCAGATCGGCCGCTTTGGCAGCTTCCACAGCGACCAGAAACCGTGGCCGTTCGCCGACTGGCCGGCACCGCGTGCCCCGGAAGGCGAGGCCCCGCACGCCGTGGCCCCGGCCCCGCACCCGGTGCGTGATGAGGAGCCCAAGCTGTGA
- the sixA gene encoding phosphohistidine phosphatase SixA, giving the protein MKLWVLRHGEAEPRANSDAERRLTAHGREQVLHSAARLLGQPLQAIIASPYVRAQQTAALVHDTLGFAEPVRTVPWLTPDTDVQQVIGEIERLGLEHVLLVSHQPLVGTLVGVLEHGHQQHPAGMSTASLAELDGDWPLAGLMTLRAINSPA; this is encoded by the coding sequence GTGAAACTATGGGTGCTGCGCCACGGCGAAGCGGAGCCGCGGGCCAACAGCGATGCCGAGCGCCGGCTGACCGCCCACGGCCGCGAGCAGGTGCTGCACAGCGCCGCCCGCCTGCTGGGGCAACCGTTGCAGGCGATCATCGCCAGCCCTTACGTACGTGCCCAGCAAACGGCCGCCCTGGTGCATGACACCCTGGGCTTCGCCGAGCCGGTGCGCACCGTGCCCTGGCTGACGCCCGACACGGATGTGCAGCAGGTCATCGGCGAAATCGAGCGCCTGGGCCTGGAGCATGTGCTGCTGGTCAGCCATCAGCCGCTGGTGGGTACCCTGGTCGGGGTGCTGGAGCATGGCCACCAGCAACACCCGGCGGGCATGAGCACGGCAAGCCTGGCGGAGCTGGACGGGGACTGGCCGTTGGCTGGGCTGATGACCCTTCGGGCGATCAACTCGCCGGCGTGA
- a CDS encoding NAD(P)H-dependent glycerol-3-phosphate dehydrogenase yields MTEQQPVAVLGGGSFGTAVANLLAENGVPVRQWMRDPDQAEAMRVNRENPRYLKGIRLHDGVEPVSDLLATLQASDLVFVALPSSALRSVLAPHAELLRGKGLVSLTKGIEAQSFKLMSQILEEIAPEARIGVLSGPNLAREIAEHALTATVVASEDEKLCQQVQAVLHGRTFRVYASADRFGVELGGALKNVYAIIAGMAVALGMGENTKSMLITRALAEMTRFAVSQGANPMTFLGLAGVGDLIVTCSSPKSRNYQVGHALGQGLSLEQAVNRLGEVAEGVNTLKVLKAKAQEVQVYMPLVAGLHAILFEGRTLNQVIEHLMRAEPKTDVDFISISGFN; encoded by the coding sequence ATGACTGAACAGCAACCTGTTGCAGTTCTGGGAGGCGGCAGCTTCGGCACCGCCGTGGCGAACCTGCTGGCGGAAAACGGTGTGCCGGTGCGCCAATGGATGCGCGACCCGGATCAGGCCGAGGCCATGCGCGTCAATCGCGAGAATCCGCGCTACCTCAAGGGCATCCGCCTGCACGACGGCGTCGAGCCGGTCAGCGACCTGCTGGCCACCCTGCAGGCCAGCGACCTGGTTTTCGTCGCCCTGCCATCGAGCGCCTTGCGCAGCGTGCTGGCCCCGCATGCCGAGCTGCTGCGTGGCAAGGGCCTGGTCAGCCTGACCAAGGGCATCGAAGCGCAAAGCTTCAAGCTGATGAGCCAGATCCTCGAGGAAATCGCCCCCGAGGCGCGCATCGGCGTGCTGTCCGGCCCCAACCTGGCCCGTGAAATCGCCGAACATGCGCTGACCGCCACGGTGGTCGCCAGCGAGGACGAAAAACTCTGCCAGCAGGTGCAGGCCGTGCTGCATGGGCGTACCTTCCGCGTCTACGCCAGTGCCGACCGCTTTGGCGTCGAACTGGGCGGGGCGCTGAAGAACGTCTATGCCATCATCGCCGGCATGGCAGTGGCCCTGGGCATGGGCGAGAACACCAAGAGCATGCTGATTACCCGCGCCCTGGCCGAGATGACCCGCTTTGCCGTAAGCCAGGGCGCCAACCCCATGACCTTCCTCGGCCTGGCCGGTGTCGGTGACCTGATCGTCACCTGCTCCTCGCCCAAGAGCCGCAACTACCAGGTCGGCCACGCGCTGGGCCAGGGCCTGAGCCTGGAGCAGGCGGTCAACCGCCTGGGCGAAGTGGCCGAAGGCGTCAACACCCTCAAGGTGCTCAAGGCCAAGGCGCAGGAAGTGCAGGTGTACATGCCGCTGGTGGCGGGCCTGCATGCCATCCTGTTCGAAGGCCGCACGCTGAACCAGGTGATCGAGCACCTGATGCGTGCCGAGCCGAAGACCGATGTCGATTTCATTTCCATCAGCGGTTTCAACTGA
- a CDS encoding alpha/beta hydrolase → MSAQVEEIRLSLGHIELAAHLFGPEDGLPVIALHGWLDNANSFARLAPQLKGLRIVALDLAGHGYSEHRPLGAGYALADYAHDVLRVAEQLGWQRFALLGHSLGAIISVQLAGALPERVSHLALIDGVIPPTGAEQDAGERLGMALQAQLRLDGKRKSVYTTLEQGVQARMKGMVAVSREAAELLAQRGLMPVPGGYSWRSDSRLTLPSPVRLSEAQAMAYVRRVSCPARLVVAADGMLVRHTGLLEQLPFEQVTLPGGHHLHLNDEQGAALVADCFNRFFGFA, encoded by the coding sequence ATGAGCGCGCAGGTCGAGGAAATTCGCCTGAGCCTGGGGCATATCGAACTGGCGGCGCACCTGTTCGGCCCTGAGGACGGGTTGCCGGTGATCGCCCTGCATGGCTGGCTGGACAACGCCAACAGCTTCGCCCGCCTGGCGCCGCAGCTCAAAGGCCTGCGCATCGTCGCCCTGGACCTGGCCGGGCATGGTTACTCGGAGCACCGGCCGCTCGGCGCCGGCTATGCCCTGGCCGACTACGCCCATGACGTGCTGCGGGTGGCCGAGCAGCTGGGTTGGCAACGTTTCGCCCTGCTGGGCCATTCGCTGGGGGCAATCATTTCGGTGCAACTGGCTGGTGCGTTGCCGGAGCGGGTCAGCCATCTGGCCCTGATCGACGGCGTCATCCCGCCGACTGGCGCCGAGCAGGACGCCGGTGAGCGGCTGGGCATGGCCCTGCAGGCCCAGTTGCGCCTGGATGGCAAGCGCAAGTCGGTGTACACGACCCTGGAGCAGGGCGTGCAGGCGCGCATGAAAGGCATGGTCGCGGTCAGCCGCGAGGCAGCCGAGTTGCTGGCCCAGCGAGGCCTGATGCCGGTGCCTGGTGGTTACAGTTGGCGCAGCGACAGCCGCCTGACCCTGCCTTCGCCAGTGCGCCTGAGCGAGGCCCAGGCCATGGCCTATGTGCGCCGGGTAAGCTGCCCGGCGCGCCTGGTGGTGGCCGCCGATGGCATGCTGGTGCGCCACACCGGGTTGCTGGAGCAGCTACCCTTTGAGCAGGTGACGCTGCCCGGTGGCCATCACCTGCACCTGAACGATGAGCAGGGCGCGGCCCTTGTCGCAGACTGTTTCAATCGCTTCTTTGGCTTTGCTTGA
- a CDS encoding alpha/beta fold hydrolase — translation MSQQIFFAHANGFPSATYGKLFAALAPDYQVQHLAQHGHDPRFPVDDNWQSLVDELLHHLARQDQPVWGVGHSLGGVLHLHAALRCPEYYRGVVMLDSPVLTRADQWLLRTAKRFGFIDRITPAGRTLGRRETFNDRDSARDYFAGKSLFRHFDPDCLDAYIEHGLQAKEQGLQLRFDPATEISIYRSIPHTSPAPARQLQVPLAMVRGERSNVIRHHHTLAVRGMPKGEFHSVPGGHMFPLERPTDTASLIKGLFDRWSQA, via the coding sequence ATGTCGCAGCAGATCTTCTTCGCCCATGCCAACGGTTTCCCCTCGGCCACCTACGGCAAGCTGTTCGCTGCCCTGGCACCGGACTATCAGGTGCAGCACCTGGCCCAGCACGGGCACGATCCGCGCTTTCCGGTGGACGACAACTGGCAGAGCCTGGTCGACGAACTGTTGCACCACCTGGCCCGGCAGGACCAGCCGGTATGGGGTGTCGGCCATTCGCTGGGCGGGGTGTTGCACCTGCACGCCGCCTTGCGCTGCCCCGAGTACTACCGTGGCGTGGTGATGCTCGACTCGCCGGTGCTCACCCGCGCCGACCAGTGGCTGCTGCGCACCGCCAAGCGCTTCGGCTTCATCGACCGCATCACCCCGGCTGGCCGCACCCTGGGGCGCCGCGAAACCTTCAATGACCGCGACAGCGCCCGGGACTATTTTGCCGGCAAGTCACTGTTCCGCCATTTCGACCCCGACTGCCTCGATGCCTACATAGAGCACGGCCTGCAGGCGAAGGAGCAGGGGCTGCAGTTGCGCTTCGACCCGGCCACGGAAATCAGCATCTACCGCAGCATCCCGCATACCAGCCCTGCACCTGCGCGGCAGTTGCAGGTGCCACTGGCCATGGTTCGCGGCGAGCGCAGCAACGTCATTCGCCACCACCACACCTTGGCCGTACGCGGCATGCCCAAGGGCGAATTCCACAGCGTGCCGGGTGGACACATGTTCCCGCTGGAGCGGCCAACCGACACCGCCAGCCTGATCAAGGGCCTGTTCGACCGCTGGAGCCAGGCATGA
- a CDS encoding AI-2E family transporter, whose amino-acid sequence MANNDRLLVQILLLALLGAGLWVMAPFISALLWGAILAFASWPLMRLLTRVLGGRETLAASLLTSAWILIVALPLVWLGFNLADHIRDATAFVRDVQVDGLPDAPAWLGGIPLVGERLVSWWQSLDQQGAALLASVKPHLGQVGNWLLARSAQIGSGVLELTLSLVFVFFFYRDGPRLSAFVLRLLHRLMGDRAEYYLELVAGTVQRVVNGVIGTAAAQGVLALIGFLIAGVPGAIVLGLVTFMLSLIPMGPPLAWIPATGWLVWKGEYGMAVFLGVWGTFIISGVDNVLKPYLISRGGNLPLVIVLLGVFGGLIAFGFIGLFIGPTLLAVGYSLLLDWSRNAAQQPPQR is encoded by the coding sequence ATGGCTAACAATGACCGCTTGCTGGTCCAGATTCTGCTGCTGGCGCTGCTGGGGGCCGGCCTGTGGGTAATGGCACCGTTCATTTCAGCGCTGTTGTGGGGGGCCATCCTGGCCTTTGCCAGCTGGCCCTTGATGCGCTTGCTGACGCGTGTGCTGGGCGGTCGCGAAACCCTGGCGGCAAGCCTGCTGACCAGCGCCTGGATCCTGATCGTGGCGTTGCCGCTGGTGTGGTTGGGGTTCAACCTGGCCGATCACATTCGCGATGCGACGGCATTTGTGCGTGACGTGCAGGTGGACGGCCTGCCCGATGCACCGGCCTGGCTGGGTGGTATCCCGTTGGTTGGCGAGCGCCTGGTCAGCTGGTGGCAATCGCTGGACCAGCAGGGCGCAGCCTTGCTGGCCTCGGTCAAACCGCACCTGGGGCAGGTGGGCAACTGGTTGCTGGCGCGCAGCGCGCAGATCGGCAGCGGCGTGCTGGAGCTGACCCTGAGCCTGGTGTTCGTGTTCTTCTTCTACCGCGACGGCCCACGCCTGTCGGCATTCGTCCTGCGCTTGCTGCACCGCTTGATGGGCGACCGCGCCGAGTACTACCTGGAACTGGTGGCCGGTACGGTGCAGCGAGTGGTCAACGGGGTGATCGGTACGGCCGCCGCGCAGGGCGTGCTGGCGTTGATCGGCTTCCTGATCGCCGGTGTGCCCGGGGCCATCGTGCTGGGCCTGGTCACCTTCATGCTCAGCCTGATCCCCATGGGCCCGCCACTGGCCTGGATCCCGGCCACCGGCTGGCTGGTATGGAAGGGCGAGTACGGCATGGCGGTGTTCCTGGGGGTTTGGGGCACCTTCATCATCAGTGGCGTGGACAACGTGCTCAAACCGTACCTGATCAGCCGTGGCGGCAACCTGCCGTTGGTGATCGTGCTGCTGGGCGTGTTCGGCGGTCTGATTGCCTTTGGCTTCATTGGCCTGTTCATCGGGCCGACCTTGCTGGCTGTCGGTTACAGCCTGCTGTTGGACTGGAGCCGCAACGCGGCGCAGCAGCCGCCCCAGCGGTAA
- the kdpF gene encoding K(+)-transporting ATPase subunit F has translation MNMLDGLSLLLAVALAFYLLVALLRADRS, from the coding sequence ATGAACATGCTCGACGGGCTGTCACTGCTGCTGGCAGTGGCATTGGCGTTTTATCTGCTGGTGGCGCTGCTGCGCGCCGATCGCAGCTAG
- a CDS encoding TonB-dependent receptor plug domain-containing protein yields MPVSILIQGRFVFPGTPPYPRLLILTALLGGPAMADDLFIDNTDLPQVLTATRLKQSPAAVPGSMTVLDSELIRASGARDIPELLRLVPGMMVGYNAGNQPTVNYHGSNVNDARRMQVLIDGRSVYRAGLATVDWSDIPLAMEDIERIEVFRGPNTVSYGANALMAVVNILTRNPADSHGTRLKMTRGQDGINDFYASHGFGWEGGDMRLSLSGQQDDGFDENQFGQDYRDSRRLTRFTLNASHNLTHDQTLEWQLAAKEGSNQRPYTYQPVFARYEAGNNADVNAKDYAGSLRWTKDFSSEHSLYIQGSAQHFDRQQVWRACDALQSFSPELTQLWQMNPDFAEKVARGIATGAPLSTNDPVMSGLLEKVQQQWANGGKQQVCGDVDQSTRETRYDLEIQDTLSLTDSLRLLSGMNYRYDRADSQTYFNGSIDDQTWRLFGQLEWRADEHWILQGGAMFEDSRLSGSSLTPRVAVNYLITPRHGLRAVYSEAVRSPDMFENNINWSYTVKNLTPNAFGLQNGEYFVKTRGPGDLDQERMRSRELGYNGYFSDIDLNMDVKLFYDEITGMISEPLKNNQYIASNANKARFSGSEAQLDWRPTLRDRLRLTYAYVDAWASNPDDRRLSARNSGSAGWMREWGDGWSSALFYYGDDALNQYRYERLDLRLAKRFRVHGSNLELAALWQQRLDDEPTTAIQNRFDSRHRLSVSAELEF; encoded by the coding sequence ATGCCTGTTTCAATCCTGATACAAGGCCGCTTTGTGTTCCCTGGCACGCCCCCGTACCCGCGCCTGCTCATACTGACCGCCCTGCTCGGTGGCCCGGCCATGGCCGATGATCTGTTCATCGACAACACGGACCTGCCGCAGGTTCTGACCGCCACGCGCCTGAAACAGTCCCCGGCCGCAGTGCCAGGCAGCATGACCGTGCTCGACAGCGAGCTGATCCGCGCCAGCGGCGCCCGTGACATCCCCGAGCTGCTGCGCCTGGTGCCGGGCATGATGGTGGGTTACAACGCCGGCAACCAACCCACGGTCAACTACCATGGCAGCAACGTCAACGACGCCCGGCGCATGCAGGTGCTGATCGATGGCCGCTCGGTATACCGCGCCGGCCTGGCCACGGTGGACTGGAGCGACATCCCCCTGGCCATGGAGGACATCGAGCGCATCGAGGTGTTCCGCGGCCCCAACACTGTCAGCTACGGCGCCAACGCGCTGATGGCGGTGGTCAACATCCTTACCCGCAACCCCGCCGACAGCCATGGCACGCGGCTGAAGATGACCCGCGGCCAGGATGGCATCAACGACTTCTACGCCAGCCACGGCTTCGGCTGGGAGGGCGGCGACATGCGCCTGTCGCTGTCCGGCCAGCAGGACGATGGCTTCGACGAAAACCAGTTCGGCCAGGACTACCGTGACAGCCGCCGGCTGACGCGCTTCACCCTCAATGCCAGCCACAACCTGACGCACGACCAGACACTGGAATGGCAACTGGCGGCGAAGGAAGGCAGCAACCAGCGGCCGTATACCTATCAGCCGGTGTTCGCCAGATACGAAGCCGGTAACAATGCTGACGTCAATGCCAAGGACTACGCCGGCTCGTTGCGCTGGACAAAGGACTTCAGTTCCGAGCACAGCCTCTATATCCAGGGCTCGGCCCAGCATTTCGACCGCCAGCAGGTGTGGCGTGCCTGTGACGCCTTGCAGTCGTTCAGCCCGGAATTGACCCAGCTCTGGCAAATGAACCCTGACTTCGCCGAAAAGGTGGCGCGCGGCATTGCTACCGGCGCCCCCCTTTCAACCAACGATCCCGTCATGAGCGGGCTTCTGGAGAAGGTCCAGCAGCAATGGGCAAACGGTGGCAAGCAGCAAGTTTGCGGCGACGTCGACCAGAGCACCCGCGAAACCCGCTACGACCTGGAAATCCAGGACACCCTGAGCCTGACCGACAGCCTGCGCCTGCTCAGCGGCATGAACTACCGCTATGATCGAGCCGACTCGCAGACCTACTTCAACGGCAGCATCGACGACCAGACCTGGCGCCTGTTCGGCCAGCTGGAGTGGCGCGCCGACGAGCACTGGATCCTGCAGGGCGGCGCCATGTTCGAGGACTCGCGCCTGTCCGGCAGCTCGCTGACCCCGCGGGTGGCGGTCAACTACCTGATCACCCCGCGCCATGGCCTGCGAGCGGTGTATTCCGAGGCGGTACGCTCGCCCGACATGTTCGAGAACAACATCAACTGGAGCTACACGGTCAAGAACCTGACCCCCAACGCATTCGGCCTGCAAAACGGCGAGTACTTCGTCAAGACCCGCGGCCCGGGCGACCTCGACCAGGAACGCATGCGCTCGCGCGAACTGGGCTACAACGGCTACTTCAGCGACATCGACCTGAACATGGATGTGAAGCTGTTCTACGACGAGATCACCGGAATGATCAGCGAGCCCCTGAAGAACAACCAGTACATCGCCAGCAACGCCAACAAGGCCCGCTTCAGCGGCAGCGAGGCGCAACTGGACTGGCGCCCGACCCTGCGCGACCGCCTGCGCCTGACCTACGCCTATGTCGATGCCTGGGCCAGCAACCCCGACGACCGCCGCCTCAGCGCCCGCAACAGCGGCTCGGCCGGGTGGATGCGCGAATGGGGCGACGGCTGGTCCAGCGCACTGTTCTATTACGGCGACGATGCGCTCAACCAGTACCGCTACGAGCGCCTGGACCTGCGCCTGGCCAAGCGTTTCCGGGTGCATGGCAGCAACCTGGAACTGGCGGCGCTGTGGCAACAGCGCCTGGACGATGAGCCGACCACGGCAATCCAGAACCGCTTCGACAGCCGCCACCGCCTGAGCGTCAGCGCGGAGCTGGAGTTCTGA
- a CDS encoding DUF4892 domain-containing protein, whose amino-acid sequence MSAPVAIRNAFAACLVFASPVLWAGSLPVPVDAKVVDQRPAVEQERVYPMGPLRKISGRLRVEDKVESRGQVSSVTYELPVERTAREAFTSAREALQRDGGYPLFWCQGRDCGEASLWANDVFGNARLNGGDEQQAFILLRRSAEQADTLVALYSVTRGNRRAYLHVEEFVAGSPLGELLPTAATVLREMRDTGKLDYPDLAAPQDTWANLLARSLNLDSTLRASLSGAQAEAWREALVKAGVRSGRLEVGSAPTDGLHLELIR is encoded by the coding sequence ATGAGCGCGCCTGTAGCCATCCGTAATGCCTTCGCTGCCTGCCTGGTGTTCGCCAGCCCCGTGCTGTGGGCCGGTAGCCTGCCGGTACCGGTGGACGCCAAGGTGGTCGACCAGCGCCCGGCCGTGGAGCAGGAGCGTGTCTACCCCATGGGCCCGCTGCGCAAGATAAGCGGCCGCCTGCGGGTCGAGGACAAGGTCGAAAGCCGCGGCCAGGTCAGCTCGGTCACCTATGAACTGCCGGTGGAACGTACCGCCCGCGAAGCCTTCACCAGCGCTCGCGAAGCACTGCAGCGCGACGGCGGCTACCCGCTGTTCTGGTGCCAGGGCCGCGATTGCGGCGAGGCCAGCCTGTGGGCCAATGATGTGTTCGGCAATGCCCGCCTCAACGGCGGCGACGAGCAGCAGGCGTTCATCCTGCTGCGCCGCTCGGCGGAGCAGGCCGACACCCTGGTCGCGCTGTACAGCGTCACCCGCGGCAACCGCCGCGCCTACCTGCACGTGGAAGAGTTCGTCGCCGGCAGCCCGCTGGGCGAACTGCTGCCGACCGCTGCCACGGTGCTGCGGGAAATGCGCGATACCGGCAAGCTCGACTACCCTGACCTGGCCGCGCCGCAAGACACCTGGGCGAACCTGCTGGCCCGCAGCCTGAACCTCGACAGCACCCTGCGTGCCAGCCTCAGTGGCGCCCAGGCCGAAGCCTGGCGCGAAGCGCTGGTCAAGGCGGGGGTACGCAGTGGCCGCCTGGAAGTCGGTAGCGCGCCTACCGACGGCCTGCACCTTGAACTGATCCGTTGA